The genomic interval CCTCACCATGGTGAATCAATCCTCCCAGCCATGGATTTTCTATGTCTATCAGACGTTTCCAGAACAGACGAGCGACATCTTCTCGCTAGCGTGGCTCGCCAGTCCGTACGAGATTGTTCCGAAAGCACAAATCACCTTCAAATGGGAGGTCAACTACACCTTCCTCTGGGGACAGACGGGTGTCTTGGAGCCGGGCGTGTCGTTCGTCGCGGGGATGTCCATCGATGCGGACCCACAAGCAGGGGACACGACCCAGTTTTCGGTGAAGCCTGGTCCGAATCTGACTCCGGCGCAGCCCGGCGGCGCCCCGGGGACCTTGACCATCTACGATCAGCCGGATGTCCCCAACTCCGAGTTCTCGGTGGGTATCGGGATGGGGGATGCCGGAACGTTCGCGACTCAGGCCGGCACCAACCTCAAGCATGTCTTTGCGCCCACGCCCTCGTACTGGGTCGCGGCTGGGATTGACCAGCAAGTCGGGACGGTGCTGGACATCCAGACCGTCACCCAGACAGCTCCGGTCATCTACCCAGCCAATGTCTACTCCCTCACCGCGACGCTGCAAGACAACAACACGTGGACCATCAAACCCTGAGTCCACCCGGCGCCGCGGTTGATAGGCGTTGAAGACCCCAGACACGGAGGGAAGGGGCCGGGCCAGGCCGAGCGAGATGACCTCAAGCGGCGTCAGGGCCGTGGCTTCACGCCCCAGACGCCCACCTTGCCGTCGTCCATGCCCCAGCTCACGAAGCGTCCGTCGGGAGAGAAGTTCGCGGTGCTTCCCTCCTGGTCGTCCAGGTCCGAATAGGAGAAGACACGGCGTCCCTCGCGAACGTCGATGACCTCGAACGCGCTCGTGTCCGGACCCGCCGCCAGCAAGGTGCCCTCCCGATTGAACTCGAACTGCAGGGCCCCGGAGGCCGGGGCCCTGATGCTCCGAGTGGTTTCAAGTCCGGGAAGGTCCAGGAACAACAACTGGCCAGCGGAATCCGCGGCGACCAGCGACGCTCCGGACGGCGTGAACGCCACGGTCCAGATTTGCTGTGAATCGAACGTGCGGGCCCCCAGGAGCTTACCGGTCCTCGCATCCCAGAGGCGAACCGAGCCACGTGTCGCGGCGCCGTCCTGCTCCTCGGCGACACCCACGGCCGCGAACCGGCCATCCGGCGACAATGTGCAGCCGTAGAGGAAGGCCGGGTCCTCCAGCCGCCACATGAGCCAGTTGCGCTCCAGGCCCCAGAGCAGGACGCGTCCCTGGCCGGCCGTGAGCAGCAGGCACGTGCCGTCCGACGACAGGCACCCACGGGCGACGGACCCGCCAACCTCCACCGAGGACAACAGCTTGCCGTCGGTGACGGACCAGGTCTGGAGGGTGCCGCGTAGCGTCACGGACAGAATCCGCTGGGAGTCGGGCAGGAACCACGCGCCCACGCATGGGGAGGCGGGGTGCGCGACAAGCGGAGCCGACTCATCCGAGTGCAGGTCCCACCAACGCAGCGGCGTACCGCCATGCTCCTGGACCGACAACAGATAGCGCGACGACGCATCCCAGGCCAACCGCTGCCACCGCGAGTACGGCGACGGTTCTGGCGGCCCCAGCGTTCGCAGCAGGGACAAGTGCCTCGCGGTGTCAGGGGTCAGCGGTAGGGAGGGAATGAGCATGGTGCGAGTCCGGGGAGCACGCGCATGGCCGCTCAGCGGCGCGGCTTTAAGGGCTTTCAGGGCCCGTCACCGTGCGGAGTCCATGATCCAGCCGGGGATGGAGCAGACGAACCAGGTCAACCCTAGCACCAGGAGCAGCCCCATCACGATGGAGAGCACCCACGCGGCTAATTGGAAGGGGCGCGCTTGCCGCTCCAACTCGAAACAGACCTCCTCGAAGGGAATGGCCTGTTGAAACGTCTGCCAATTCCCATCCATGAGCACCAAGTCGGAGGACTTGAGCTCGCCCCGTCGCAGCATCGCCTCGAGCTGCGCGACATCCCCCGCTCCTTCACGCGCGTCGATCTCCTTCGCGCCGGTGAAGACCTCGCTGACGAGGCCGAACAGGCGCAGCCCCGCCGCGAGTGGCAACAGATACAGGAACGCGAACGGGCCAAGCAGCAGCCACACCATCCCTGCGTTGGTGGAGAGTTCTTCCCGGTCCTGGTGGTGTCTGGCTTTGTACTCGGCCCAGAAACTCGACAGGTCGATACGTCCCTTCAGGGCTCGGAAACGGAAATGCACCCGGTCACCTTAGCAGGGGCTTCTCGGTCACGTCGAAACGCGAAAGAACCAGCTCAGCGTGACGCGCTCACCGGGTTCTCCTCGCTTGACGCTCCTGCGTTGAGAGGCGGCGGGAATCGGCCCCGCCGCCACGGGGCTCACCGCCGCGAGGTCCTCCGGCGCAGGTGCAGCGCCAGGCCAAGCAGGAGGAACGGCACGGCCCCTGGGACACCAGGGACTCCAGCGCACCCTCCACATCCTCCACCCTCCCCCTCCTCCGGCTGCGACTCCTCCGTATAGGTGAAGCCCCCCGCGAGACGGCCACTGCCCCCACCGGGGTTGAGGACGACCACCTCCACGGCCCCCGGCGTGGCGCGGGAAGGTGTGGTGGCCGTGAGAGAGGTCGCGCTGGCCACGACAACATTCGTGGCCTCCGCCCCGCCGAGCGTCACACGGACGTTGGGGGTGAAGTTGGCGCCTCGCACGGTGATGACGGTGCCCCCCTTCGTGGAGCCGGTGTTGGGGCTCACGGAGGTGACCGTCGGAGGCCCATCCGCCTCGTAGCTGAATCCTCCCGCCTGGACGGCCCGAAGCCTATCCGGGTTGATGACCTCCACATCCACCCGACCCGGCTCATGGGCCGGCGAGACGGCACTGATGGAGGCGCCACTCACCACGAGCACTGAGCTGGCCTCCACGCCTCCGAAGCGCACGGTGGCGCCCGTCACGAAGTCCGAACCCCGCAGCGTGACCGTGGTGCCGCCCCTCGACGGGCCCACGCTCGGCGAGACCGCGGAGAGAACCGGAGGGGGCGCGGCCTCATAAGTGAAGGCCCCCGGCAACGTCGTCCCCTGTCCATCCGGATTGGTGACGGTGACAGCCACCACTCCCGCGGCGTGGGCTGGCGTGGTGGCGGTGAGAGAGCTCGGGCTCGCCACCTCCACCCGCGAGGCCGCCACGCCGCCGAACGTCACGCTGGCGCCCGGAGCGAAGCCATCGCCGCTGAGCGTCACCGTCGTCCCTCCGTTGCCCGGACCGCGCACGGGAGAGAGCCCCGTGAGCACGGGAGCCGGAGCCGCCTCGTACGTGAAGCCCCCGCGCAGGGAGCCCTCCTGCCCGTCGGCGTTGCGCACCACCACATCCACCGTGCCCGCCGCGTGCGGAGGGAGGAGCACGGAGAGCGAGGTGTCACCGGACACGGAGACCTCGCTGGCGGCCACACCGCCAAAACGCACCGAGGCCCCCGGGCCGAAGCCCGTTCCGGTGACACTCACCCGCACCCCTCCCGTCGAGAGGCCACGTCCCGGAACCACCGAGACGACCGTCGGCGGAGGCGGCACCTCGTAGGTAAAGGCTCCCGGAAGGGTGGCGCCCTGCCCGTCCGCGTTGCGCACCACCACGTCCACCCTTCCCTGCGCGTGCGCGGGGGTGGTCGCGGAGAGGGACGTCCCGCTGCTCACGCTCACCGCCGTGGCCGCGACACCTCCGAGGAGCACCTGGGCCCCTGGCGCGAAATGGGTACCCGCGAGGGTCACGCGCGTGCCTCCCGTGGCGGGACCGCGCCCTGGGTTGATGGCGGCCAGGGTCGGCGCCGGCGCGGGCTCGTACGTGAAGGCCCCGGGCAGCGTGGCCTGCTGCCCATCGGGGTTGCGCACCACCACGTCCACGGTGCCTACCGCCCGCGCGCTCGTCGTCGCGGTGAGCGAGGTGGCGGAGTCCCACGTCACCTCGGTGGCGCGCGCCCCCCCGAGCAGCACCGTGGCGCCTGGCGCGAACTGACCTCCCGTGAGCGTGACACGTGTCCCACCGGAGCTCAGCCCTCGTCCGGGGCTGATGCCCGAGAGGCTCGGCGCGGGGGCCGCGACGTACGTGAACCCATTCACCAGGGTGCCCGTCTGCCCATCGGGAGTCCGCACCACCACGTCCACCGTCCCCGCCGCATGCGCGGGCGTTGTCGCCGCGAGCGACGAGGCATCATTCACAAACACTTCCGTGGCCAGCACCCCGCCGACATGCACCGTGCTGCCCGGGACGAAGTACCTGCCGGTGATGAAGATGCGCGTGCCCCCATTGGAAGTGCCCTGGCTCGGGCCGAGCCCCGTCACCTCCGGCGCGGGGACCTGACTGAAAGTGAAGGCGGCCGAGAGCGTGGCCGTCTGTCCATCCGGGTTGCGCACCACCACGTCCACCGTCCCCGGCACATGCGCGGGCGTGCGTCCCGTGAGCGTGGTGGAATCCCTCCGGGTGATGTCTGTCGCGCTGACGCCCCCCAGGCTCACGGCGACTCCGGGAGCGAAGTCCGCGCCGCGCAGGAGGAAGGCCTCTCCACCCGAGGACACGCCGGTGTTCGGACTCACGGACGCAAGGGACGGCCCACGCGACGCCACGTACGTGAAGCCACCGGCCCACGTGGTCGACTGCCCGTCCGCGTTCTCCACCTGCACATCCACGAGGCCCGCGGCATGCACCGGCGTGAAGACCGAGACCGAGGTGTCACTCAGGACGGACACGCCCTCGGCCTCCACCCCGCCGAAGCGCACCTTCGCCCCGGTCCGGAAGCCCGAGCCACTGAGCGTCACACGCTGCCCTCCGTTGCTCTCGCCAAAGTCCGGGTTGATGGAGGAGAGGGTGGGCGGCGCCAGATAGGTGAACGCCTTCGCGAGCACCGTGGACTGCCCATCCGGGTGGATGACCGCCACGTCCACCACGCCCGCCGCACGCGCCGGAGCCGTGGCCGTGAGGGTGTTGGCACTGACGACGGTCACATCGGTGGCGTCGACGGAGCCCAGCGTCACTCGGGCCCCCGCCACGAAGTTCGAGCCCGTGAGCGTGAGCGCACCGCCGCCCCGCGTCGGACCGGAGCTCGGAGCGATGCCCGTGAGCACCGGCGCGGGCGCCTTCTCGTACGTGAAGCCCCCGTCCAAGGTGGCGCGGCTCCCGCTCGGGTTTGCGACCACCACATCCACCACGCCCACCGCATGCGCCGGAGTCGTGGCGGTGAGGTGCTCGGCATCCACCACGGAGACCGCGCTCGCCGCCACCCCACCGAAGGACACGGTGGCACCCGACTCGAAGCCCGAGCCGGTGAAGCTCACCTGCGTCCCTCCGGTGGAGGGGCCGGACGACGGAGCAAGGCCCGTGAGGCGCGGCGACGGCGCCAGCTCGAACCCAATCCATGCCGCGCCCGTGGCGCAGCGCACCTGAATCTGGCCCGACGACGCCCCCTCCGGCACGACGACCTGCATCCGCGTCCCCGACGTGGAGAGGACCGTGCTTCGACTCACGAAGCCGGGGAAGAGGGCCTGGCACCCGGACAGGTTTGTTCCGGACAGCTCGACGGTGGCGCCCACCGCGGCCCGAGCGGGGCTGATGCCCGTGAGCGACACGGAGCTCTC from Myxococcus stipitatus carries:
- a CDS encoding WD40 repeat domain-containing protein yields the protein MLIPSLPLTPDTARHLSLLRTLGPPEPSPYSRWQRLAWDASSRYLLSVQEHGGTPLRWWDLHSDESAPLVAHPASPCVGAWFLPDSQRILSVTLRGTLQTWSVTDGKLLSSVEVGGSVARGCLSSDGTCLLLTAGQGRVLLWGLERNWLMWRLEDPAFLYGCTLSPDGRFAAVGVAEEQDGAATRGSVRLWDARTGKLLGARTFDSQQIWTVAFTPSGASLVAADSAGQLLFLDLPGLETTRSIRAPASGALQFEFNREGTLLAAGPDTSAFEVIDVREGRRVFSYSDLDDQEGSTANFSPDGRFVSWGMDDGKVGVWGVKPRP